The genomic region TGTGCAGCATTATCTAGTATCAATCTGACAAAAACACCTGAAGATGAATGCTGAATGTTCGTCTAACGCTCAACAATTGTCTTCGACTACAATCAACACACTTCCTCAAACCATAATAGAAaacatcctatgtcttttaccaattcaagaggcagcaaggacaagTATCCTCTCAAGGGAATGGAGGTACAAGTGGACCACTATTCCCAAACTTGACTTTTGTTGGTCTGCTGTGCCGGAAATTAGAACTCAAGAGAATCAAACATCTCACGTAGAACGGGCAAGGAAAATTATGGAACGGAGGCGTAAACTTTTCAATGCTATACCCCGAGTTCTGTTAATGCACCAGGGTCCAATACACGAGTTCAGCATTGACTCGATTGAAAACTGTGACTGTTTTGAACTTGATCCAATAATATTTCATTTGTCTAGGAACCATGCTGTCAAGAAATTAAAACTAGCGTTTGATTATATGTATCCGCATAAGTTGCCCTTATGCGCCTTCTCTTTGCATCATTTAAGAGACCTACATCTCTTTAATGTTGTTATTGACCATCAACCAATATTCAGTGGATTTGGTAGCCTTAGAAGCTTATGCTTGTATTCTGTAAAGATCTCTAAAAATGCTCTTCTTCATCTTTTATCTAATTGTCCGTCGCTTAAGAGGTTCACTTTGGTAAGTTCTCGCTTGAATATTTATTCTCATGGGCTTAGTAAACTTATCTGAATATTGTAAGTTACTGCAGCTAGGATCTATCTGTGATAAAGATTGCACAATTATTGAGCTATTTGATTGTCTACATGTGATTGAAGATCTGACTATCTACGGGGACACTCCCGAACtggtattatttttatttatccACATTATATGTAAATATTGAAAGAAAAGAAAATCAAACTTTGGTTGTAAAATTTTGTT from Helianthus annuus cultivar XRQ/B chromosome 10, HanXRQr2.0-SUNRISE, whole genome shotgun sequence harbors:
- the LOC110886406 gene encoding F-box/FBD/LRR-repeat protein At1g13570-like isoform X1, which gives rise to MNAECSSNAQQLSSTTINTLPQTIIENILCLLPIQEAARTSILSREWRYKWTTIPKLDFCWSAVPEIRTQENQTSHVERARKIMERRRKLFNAIPRVLLMHQGPIHEFSIDSIENCDCFELDPIIFHLSRNHAVKKLKLAFDYMYPHKLPLCAFSLHHLRDLHLFNVVIDHQPIFSGFGSLRSLCLYSVKISKNALLHLLSNCPSLKRFTLLGSICDKDCTIIELFDCLHVIEDLTIYGDTPELLVLDSVPNELPTSLIHLKYFCFNELYFGDDHGLIFLLILIKCSPNLEKIELDIAEGIGDDNETLFGILEKYSDVRLEHLKELEIHYFSNLKHEMELVTVILARSPKLKKVIIHSLVEKDEESDMLKILLQASRASPVEIVVRSMID
- the LOC110886406 gene encoding F-box/FBD/LRR-repeat protein At1g13570-like isoform X2 — protein: MNAECSSNAQQLSSTTINTLPQTIIENILCLLPIQEAARTSILSREWRYKWTTIPKLDFCWSAVPEIRTQENQTSHVERARKIMERRRKLFNAIPRVLLMHQGPIHEFSIDSIENCDCFELDPIIFHLSRNHAVKKLKLAFDYMYPHKLPLCAFSLHHLRDLHLFNVVIDHQPIFSGFGSLRSLCLYSVKISKNALLHLLSNCPSLKRFTLLGSICDKDCTIIELFDCLHVIEDLTIYGDTPELIAEGIGDDNETLFGILEKYSDVRLEHLKELEIHYFSNLKHEMELVTVILARSPKLKKVIIHSLVEKDEESDMLKILLQASRASPVEIVVRSMID